A portion of the Natrinema salaciae genome contains these proteins:
- a CDS encoding class I SAM-dependent methyltransferase has product MREFSESYLSRTREGMWADSRAALEPLALDSRNRILDVGCGTGELSRVLAAESPGEVVGCDVDPELLAAARDHVPVVAGDARRLPFPDDTFDLVVCQALLINLPDPAAALAEFARVSTDLVAAVEPDNAAVEIDSSVDAEGGLERRARRAYLDGVDTDVALGADARDTFEAAGLEALETRRYDHVRTVEPPYSEMAVVAARRKATGAGLADDRETMLSGALTEAEYDELRGSWREMGRSVIEQMEAREYRREEAVPFFVTVGRVA; this is encoded by the coding sequence GTGCGCGAGTTCTCCGAATCCTACCTCAGTCGGACCCGCGAGGGGATGTGGGCCGATTCCCGCGCGGCCCTCGAGCCGCTGGCCCTCGACTCCCGAAACCGGATTCTGGACGTCGGCTGCGGAACCGGCGAGCTGAGCCGCGTCCTCGCGGCGGAGTCACCGGGCGAGGTGGTCGGCTGCGACGTCGATCCGGAACTGCTCGCGGCCGCTCGCGACCACGTCCCGGTCGTCGCGGGCGACGCCCGTCGGCTCCCGTTCCCCGACGATACGTTCGATCTCGTGGTCTGTCAGGCGCTGTTGATCAACCTGCCCGACCCCGCGGCCGCGCTCGCCGAGTTCGCGCGCGTCTCGACGGATCTCGTCGCGGCCGTCGAACCCGACAACGCCGCCGTCGAGATCGACTCGAGCGTCGACGCGGAGGGTGGGCTCGAGCGCCGGGCGCGGCGAGCCTACCTCGACGGCGTCGACACGGACGTCGCGCTCGGCGCTGACGCCCGCGACACCTTCGAGGCGGCGGGACTCGAGGCGCTCGAAACCCGCCGGTACGATCACGTTCGCACGGTCGAACCGCCGTACAGCGAGATGGCGGTGGTCGCGGCCCGGCGTAAGGCGACCGGGGCCGGACTGGCCGACGACCGCGAGACGATGCTTTCGGGAGCCCTGACCGAAGCCGAGTACGACGAGCTCCGCGGTTCGTGGCGCGAGATGGGGCGGTCCGTCATCGAACAGATGGAAGCGCGGGAGTATCGCCGCGAGGAGGCGGTCCCGTTCTTCGTCACCGTCGGACGAGTCGCCTGA
- a CDS encoding ribonucleotide-diphosphate reductase subunit beta, giving the protein MTHATTSTAFRAERIDTESKWYDLFQKGVELGTWDVEKLFDEVGFEADREILASLEPAERTQIRYLLSGFLDGEFAVGEDASHHLQRIAGAPCFDDNEEMEMYMTMFTLTEHKHTQFIDVYMHEVLGEQDAFADLNPKRGGARVPIVQATGLGDVYDRQGQLTARAAHSTDPVDIAKALTVYHMIVEGLLARGGFYSINKLSGNAPLPLLNHGFKFISTDEGRHITHGVEALSELIEKERAGEPEFQGVSRAIVDVLYENVASIADFGYMFTDAVDDPLEIGFDDLLLRVGRLIDGQFNEALDLDVDHHRVVGLVADRHQECLETDVDDAVREYRKLYRRKRAADGGRDDD; this is encoded by the coding sequence GTGACACACGCTACCACATCAACGGCGTTTCGAGCGGAACGGATCGATACCGAGAGCAAGTGGTACGATCTCTTTCAGAAGGGCGTCGAACTCGGAACGTGGGACGTCGAGAAGCTGTTCGACGAGGTCGGCTTCGAAGCGGACCGCGAGATCCTGGCGTCGCTCGAGCCGGCCGAGCGGACGCAGATCCGGTACCTGCTCTCCGGTTTCCTCGACGGCGAGTTCGCGGTCGGCGAGGACGCGAGCCATCACCTCCAGCGCATCGCCGGCGCGCCGTGTTTCGACGACAACGAGGAGATGGAGATGTACATGACGATGTTCACGCTGACCGAACACAAACACACGCAGTTCATCGACGTCTACATGCACGAGGTGCTGGGCGAGCAGGACGCGTTCGCCGACCTGAATCCGAAACGCGGCGGTGCTCGCGTTCCGATCGTGCAGGCGACCGGACTCGGCGACGTGTACGACCGTCAGGGCCAACTGACCGCTAGAGCGGCTCACTCGACGGACCCGGTCGATATCGCCAAAGCGCTGACGGTGTATCACATGATCGTGGAGGGGCTGCTCGCGCGCGGCGGCTTCTACTCGATCAACAAGCTCTCGGGGAACGCCCCGCTGCCGCTGTTGAACCACGGATTCAAGTTCATCAGCACCGACGAGGGGCGACACATCACCCACGGCGTCGAGGCGCTGAGCGAACTGATCGAAAAGGAACGCGCCGGCGAGCCCGAGTTCCAGGGCGTCAGCCGGGCGATCGTCGACGTCCTCTACGAGAACGTGGCGTCGATCGCTGACTTCGGCTACATGTTCACGGACGCCGTCGACGATCCCCTCGAGATCGGCTTCGACGACCTCCTGCTGCGGGTAGGCCGGCTCATCGACGGCCAGTTCAACGAGGCGCTCGACCTCGACGTCGACCACCACAGGGTCGTCGGCCTCGTCGCCGATCGTCACCAGGAGTGTCTCGAGACGGACGTCGACGATGCGGTTCGGGAGTACCGAAAGCTCTACCGGCGCAAACGCGCCGCCGACGGAGGGCGAGACGATGACTGA
- a CDS encoding SagB/ThcOx family dehydrogenase → MTVLKSNYCLTITADTSDQKRGFVVEDLLNNVRYDIDGIDRLASVLDFGTTWKSRDSYKQYLIDEFDVSVSDAESAVDQFVENDFLVTPDSRPVTVESSIREWEEYGWGHAADYYLSIYDFPFNNYTSTEGIEYDDAKMAQYEAEETPPDIYKHYPEAETVSLPEPSLDPEVTVGAGFEYWVNRDENGMRTESPSAAFASNLLYYTVGALNSDENPEEEATGTLRKAVPSGGARHPIETYVLIEDVDGVPEGLYHYSDQNHHLSLLDETIDIDDLEAHIPELSGYNRTRSIVLLYTASLDRSMWRYREPRTYSVVHNDLGHIVETMRIISNSHGRAFQCNFGFDAEAVEDLLEIDGFEEPLLAFGAVYTVDDSFEQE, encoded by the coding sequence ATGACCGTACTGAAATCGAACTACTGTCTGACGATTACCGCTGATACTTCGGACCAGAAACGGGGGTTCGTTGTAGAGGATCTATTGAACAATGTGAGGTATGATATCGACGGCATCGACCGGCTCGCATCGGTACTCGACTTCGGTACGACGTGGAAAAGCAGAGACTCGTACAAACAGTACCTCATCGATGAATTCGACGTTTCGGTATCGGATGCAGAATCGGCCGTCGACCAGTTCGTCGAGAACGACTTCCTCGTTACGCCGGACTCGAGGCCGGTGACAGTCGAATCGAGTATTCGGGAGTGGGAAGAATACGGGTGGGGCCACGCCGCCGATTATTATCTCTCGATCTACGACTTCCCGTTCAATAATTACACCAGCACGGAAGGAATCGAGTACGACGACGCAAAGATGGCCCAATACGAGGCGGAAGAAACGCCACCGGACATTTACAAACACTACCCAGAGGCCGAAACGGTATCCCTCCCCGAGCCGTCACTAGATCCGGAGGTGACTGTTGGCGCGGGGTTCGAGTACTGGGTGAATCGAGACGAGAACGGAATGCGAACGGAATCGCCTTCGGCAGCGTTCGCCTCCAATCTGCTGTATTATACAGTCGGCGCACTGAACAGCGACGAAAACCCGGAGGAGGAGGCAACTGGAACACTACGAAAAGCGGTTCCGTCCGGTGGTGCGAGACATCCGATCGAAACGTACGTTTTGATCGAAGACGTCGACGGCGTGCCCGAGGGACTGTATCACTATTCGGACCAGAACCATCATCTCTCTCTCCTCGACGAAACGATCGACATCGACGACCTCGAGGCACATATTCCGGAACTGTCCGGCTACAACCGCACCCGTTCGATCGTATTATTGTATACTGCAAGCCTCGATCGAAGTATGTGGCGGTACAGGGAGCCGAGGACCTACTCAGTCGTTCACAACGACCTGGGACACATCGTCGAAACGATGCGGATCATTTCCAATAGCCACGGACGGGCGTTCCAGTGTAACTTCGGTTTCGATGCCGAAGCCGTCGAAGACCTCCTCGAGATCGATGGCTTCGAAGAGCCACTTCTCGCGTTCGGTGCCGTTTACACGGTGGATGATTCTTTCGAGCAGGAGTGA
- a CDS encoding PRC-barrel domain-containing protein: MNELLARNLSGKPIVGIDGTDFGTLSTVTMDPESGALRDLVVDRPSRLSSTAPGRPDDDGRLRIPVSHIETVNDQIVVRRAD, encoded by the coding sequence ATGAACGAGCTGTTAGCGCGAAACCTCAGCGGAAAGCCGATCGTCGGAATCGACGGGACCGACTTCGGGACGCTCTCGACCGTTACCATGGACCCGGAGTCCGGCGCGCTCCGCGATCTCGTCGTCGACCGCCCCAGCCGGCTTTCGTCGACCGCCCCCGGCCGACCCGACGACGACGGCCGATTGCGAATTCCCGTCAGCCATATCGAAACGGTGAACGACCAGATCGTCGTTCGGAGGGCCGACTGA
- a CDS encoding lipoate--protein ligase family protein, translated as MSKLAGRDWRLIRDDPRDGATQMALEEIAARTALEDDVRTVRTYSWEPSALSLGYRQAADTVDWDFCEREGIDVTRRQTGGGGIYHDRDADISYTIVAPADEVPGNLMDCYELFCEPILAAFDRMGVDAGFAAAEQDAIYQPSCYLRDINPAHDIVAGEAAKKISGNAQYRQRDVVIQHGSISYALEPRAHVGVFDADIDEATFTDRVTSIRDEAGIERDEAVDAIARSLQDWCDATESTWRDGELEAAQALADRKFGTDAWARDREVLETGEQ; from the coding sequence ATGAGCAAACTCGCCGGTCGAGACTGGCGGCTAATCCGGGACGACCCCCGCGACGGGGCGACGCAGATGGCCCTCGAGGAGATCGCCGCACGAACGGCGCTCGAGGACGACGTTCGAACCGTTCGCACGTACTCGTGGGAGCCGAGCGCCCTCTCGCTGGGCTATCGGCAGGCCGCCGACACGGTCGACTGGGACTTCTGCGAACGGGAGGGGATCGACGTCACCCGCCGGCAGACCGGCGGCGGCGGGATCTACCACGACCGCGACGCCGACATCTCGTACACCATCGTTGCGCCCGCCGACGAGGTCCCGGGGAACCTGATGGACTGCTACGAACTGTTCTGCGAGCCGATCCTCGCGGCGTTCGATCGAATGGGCGTCGACGCCGGCTTCGCAGCGGCCGAACAGGACGCGATCTACCAGCCCTCGTGCTATCTCCGGGACATCAACCCGGCACACGACATCGTCGCGGGGGAGGCGGCGAAGAAGATCAGCGGCAACGCCCAGTACCGCCAGCGCGACGTCGTCATCCAGCACGGCTCGATCAGCTACGCCCTCGAACCGCGGGCACACGTCGGCGTCTTCGACGCCGACATCGACGAGGCGACGTTCACCGATCGCGTGACGAGCATCCGCGACGAGGCGGGGATCGAGCGCGACGAGGCCGTCGACGCGATCGCACGCTCGCTGCAGGACTGGTGCGACGCCACGGAATCGACGTGGCGCGACGGCGAACTCGAGGCGGCTCAGGCCCTCGCCGATCGGAAGTTCGGCACCGACGCGTGGGCTCGGGACCGTGAAGTGCTCGAGACGGGCGAGCAGTGA
- a CDS encoding MFS transporter: MIDLRKHTYFRPLKNDDFLRLFISILTTKIGYWFTFIALFSIFVFEDDLGAVGIGVLALVQLVPTVVAGPVLSTAVDRFNRGKIILGTELASGVVVLLLIEIRELTLAYAVLFCLGLCSSVAAPAQKALVPQLIEDDDLSAANALVSGARSSAQLVGPAVAGSAVAIVDPAVLFAVDASSYFISAVLFVPLLGYDVPGRTGEPDPSITGDFVDGIKHVAVSPALLLGTAIAVLISLATASINAMLPFYIREVLTLSATAYGWLASATAIGAILASTIIGSGRLETSATLGSIVSMVVLGTALFGIATVHSLLFVGIALVVAAFATTSGFTYVTTHMQTATDDEKMGRVFGLFRSASSGSRIASIGLSSVLMAQLGSALVFGIIGVIVAFSGCIGYAILRTRYPNTIAVNNV; the protein is encoded by the coding sequence ATGATCGACTTGCGAAAGCACACCTACTTTCGACCGTTAAAGAACGATGACTTTCTCAGACTATTCATATCGATTCTAACGACGAAAATCGGATACTGGTTCACGTTCATCGCATTATTCTCTATTTTCGTGTTCGAAGACGATCTAGGTGCAGTGGGGATCGGTGTGCTCGCACTCGTCCAACTCGTTCCGACGGTCGTTGCAGGGCCAGTACTGAGTACGGCCGTGGACCGATTTAACCGTGGCAAGATCATCTTGGGTACGGAACTGGCTAGCGGGGTCGTTGTCCTCCTGTTGATCGAGATCCGTGAACTTACGCTCGCGTACGCCGTTCTGTTTTGTCTGGGATTGTGTTCGTCCGTTGCGGCACCGGCCCAGAAAGCGCTCGTTCCTCAACTGATCGAGGACGACGATCTTTCGGCGGCGAACGCGCTCGTATCCGGTGCCAGATCGAGCGCTCAACTCGTCGGCCCCGCCGTTGCGGGGTCCGCGGTTGCCATCGTCGATCCCGCCGTGCTCTTCGCTGTCGACGCCTCGAGCTATTTCATCTCTGCCGTTCTTTTCGTTCCACTCCTCGGATACGATGTCCCGGGCCGAACCGGGGAGCCCGATCCCTCGATCACCGGGGATTTCGTCGATGGAATCAAACACGTGGCCGTTTCTCCGGCGCTGCTACTGGGAACCGCCATCGCAGTTCTCATCTCCCTCGCAACGGCATCGATCAACGCAATGCTCCCGTTTTATATCCGAGAGGTCCTGACGTTGTCCGCAACCGCATACGGCTGGCTCGCGTCTGCGACTGCGATCGGCGCTATTTTAGCGAGTACCATCATCGGGAGTGGACGACTCGAAACGTCGGCTACTCTCGGAAGCATCGTCTCGATGGTGGTTCTCGGCACGGCACTGTTCGGTATCGCTACAGTTCACTCACTCCTGTTCGTGGGCATTGCTCTCGTTGTTGCAGCCTTCGCGACGACATCCGGCTTCACGTACGTCACGACACACATGCAGACAGCAACTGACGACGAAAAAATGGGACGCGTATTCGGACTCTTCCGATCCGCGTCGTCGGGAAGTCGAATCGCCTCTATTGGACTCTCTAGCGTCTTGATGGCACAACTCGGTTCGGCACTTGTCTTCGGTATTATCGGCGTAATCGTGGCGTTCTCTGGCTGTATCGGATACGCTATTTTGCGCACCCGCTATCCCAACACTATTGCCGTCAATAATGTCTGA
- a CDS encoding sterol carrier protein: MSTHRLRPIEQYFPTEPWLEAYRDAINTDDGYAEKSAGWGVDFDGSFVFQIENVPLETTTVADLPPEIVTATDDELSGRSAAEIEPILEGAPAAVRERVDSRDGSLEDRVAAEITETTVAALPERTWPELRAALPDVLDELIVQLEENVAADGTIYAQLDLYDGECRGVEAITDLDGREYGFRLVGDYEQWATLVRGEGDVIDMLMAGEFEIDGDIQTILQYADAAVDLGEISAGVDSRFVF, encoded by the coding sequence ATGAGTACGCACCGACTGCGACCGATCGAACAGTACTTCCCGACCGAACCCTGGCTCGAGGCGTATCGGGACGCGATCAACACCGACGACGGCTACGCCGAGAAATCGGCGGGCTGGGGCGTCGACTTCGACGGATCGTTCGTCTTCCAGATCGAGAACGTCCCCCTCGAGACCACGACGGTCGCCGACCTGCCGCCGGAAATCGTCACGGCGACCGACGACGAACTCTCCGGCCGGTCCGCGGCGGAGATCGAACCGATCCTCGAGGGAGCGCCGGCGGCCGTCCGCGAGCGCGTCGACTCCCGCGACGGCTCGCTCGAGGACCGCGTCGCCGCCGAGATCACGGAAACGACGGTCGCGGCGCTCCCCGAGCGAACGTGGCCGGAACTGCGGGCGGCGCTCCCCGACGTCCTCGACGAACTGATCGTCCAACTCGAGGAGAACGTCGCCGCCGACGGGACCATCTACGCGCAGCTGGATCTCTACGACGGCGAGTGCCGCGGCGTCGAAGCGATCACGGACCTCGACGGTCGGGAGTACGGGTTCCGACTCGTCGGTGACTACGAGCAGTGGGCGACGCTCGTCCGCGGCGAGGGCGACGTCATCGACATGCTGATGGCCGGCGAGTTCGAGATCGACGGCGACATACAGACGATCCTGCAGTACGCCGACGCGGCGGTCGATCTCGGCGAGATCTCGGCCGGCGTCGACTCGCGATTCGTGTTTTGA
- a CDS encoding deoxyribonuclease IV, with the protein MKVGAHVSISGSRVSSDDETPPYDDIRNAVHRQLAFGGNCGQVFTTSPQVWAQPELSDEAAEGFRDETDEHLEGPWVIHSAYLVNLCTPKDDLRRKSKESMQAELDAAARLGIPYVNVHLGAHTGAGVEGGLDNAASLIDELEVPDDVQILIESDAGSGTKLGGEFAHLAGIIDRTETDIGICIDTAHTLVAGNDLTTPEAVDETVGRFDDEVGLEYLEYIHLNDSKHDVGTHKDEHAHIGEGYIGEDGMRAIVNHPDLRDLPFALETPTEDGRGFAWNIQTVEELRQAEPVRP; encoded by the coding sequence ATGAAGGTCGGTGCACACGTTTCGATCTCCGGTTCGCGCGTCTCGTCCGACGACGAAACACCGCCGTACGACGATATCCGCAACGCGGTCCACCGCCAGCTCGCGTTCGGCGGGAACTGCGGACAGGTCTTTACGACCTCGCCGCAGGTCTGGGCACAGCCCGAGCTCAGCGACGAGGCCGCCGAGGGATTCCGAGACGAGACCGACGAGCACCTCGAGGGACCGTGGGTCATCCACTCCGCGTATCTGGTCAATCTCTGCACGCCGAAAGACGACCTCCGCCGGAAGTCCAAAGAGAGCATGCAGGCGGAGCTCGACGCCGCCGCTCGACTCGGGATTCCGTACGTAAACGTCCACCTCGGGGCGCATACGGGCGCGGGCGTCGAGGGCGGGCTGGACAACGCCGCGAGCCTCATCGACGAACTCGAGGTGCCCGACGACGTACAGATCCTCATCGAGTCCGACGCTGGCAGCGGGACGAAACTGGGCGGCGAGTTCGCGCACCTCGCGGGGATCATCGACCGCACGGAGACCGATATCGGCATCTGTATCGACACCGCCCACACGCTGGTCGCGGGCAACGACCTCACGACACCCGAAGCGGTCGACGAAACGGTCGGGCGGTTCGACGACGAGGTCGGCCTCGAGTACCTCGAGTATATCCACCTCAACGACTCGAAACACGACGTCGGCACCCACAAGGACGAACACGCCCACATCGGCGAGGGCTACATCGGCGAGGATGGCATGCGTGCGATCGTTAACCATCCCGATCTGCGCGACCTGCCGTTCGCGCTCGAGACGCCGACGGAGGACGGCCGCGGTTTCGCGTGGAACATCCAGACGGTCGAGGAACTCCGGCAGGCGGAGCCGGTGCGACCCTAA
- a CDS encoding DUF6114 domain-containing protein, with amino-acid sequence MATPNGRDDTERLPERVTNRWDRLSGWLEHRWTRATGWTGDRWSRFNDWRAQRPFLGGVLLCLAGLFITWVPMQILPDLLFVGGRMTGFLAIGTLFGVFVFLSGVYALYRPEHSTEIGVVGVVLSIFSLFGSLGGLFLGMLFGILGGNLCIAWIPADDADDAVSEPGTVDAALVRFREGISRVAEKTGTRLRDGVETITQRDLDD; translated from the coding sequence ATGGCCACTCCAAACGGCCGGGACGACACCGAACGCCTCCCAGAACGGGTCACGAACCGATGGGACCGGCTCTCCGGCTGGCTCGAGCACCGATGGACTCGAGCCACCGGCTGGACCGGCGATCGCTGGAGCCGGTTCAACGATTGGCGGGCCCAGCGCCCGTTTCTGGGCGGTGTCTTGCTCTGTCTGGCCGGCCTGTTCATCACCTGGGTCCCGATGCAGATCCTGCCCGATCTCCTCTTCGTCGGCGGACGGATGACGGGCTTTCTCGCCATCGGGACGCTGTTCGGCGTGTTCGTCTTCCTGTCGGGCGTTTACGCGCTGTACAGGCCGGAACACTCCACCGAGATCGGCGTCGTCGGCGTCGTCCTCTCGATTTTCTCCCTGTTCGGCTCGCTCGGCGGACTGTTCCTCGGCATGCTGTTCGGTATCCTCGGCGGCAACCTCTGTATCGCGTGGATACCGGCCGACGACGCCGACGACGCCGTGTCGGAACCGGGAACCGTCGATGCCGCACTCGTCCGGTTCCGTGAGGGGATCAGCCGCGTCGCCGAGAAGACGGGGACACGGCTTCGAGACGGCGTCGAAACGATCACGCAGAGAGATCTCGATGACTGA
- a CDS encoding helix-turn-helix domain-containing protein: protein MRYAKCIIIPDDEGLHPVDRRIEAHPDISRDLLHNVNLLADETIVTLYQFTGDRDALKSILEDSSRVRKYQLSGVDDVIHAYIHVEADDRLVGLLSMLTKFEFIFDTPLEFTRRGGLCVTMIGDVKSFQKAVPDVPDGIRLKLLKTGSYEPDTDRLYSQLTDRQQEILRTAVDMGYYDVPRAVTHDDIGEELGCTGGTVGGHLRKIESKLLSQVVP, encoded by the coding sequence ATGAGATACGCAAAATGCATCATCATCCCCGACGACGAGGGACTGCATCCCGTCGATCGCCGGATCGAAGCGCACCCGGACATCAGCCGTGATCTCCTTCACAACGTCAACCTCCTCGCCGACGAGACGATCGTCACGCTCTATCAGTTCACAGGTGATAGAGACGCGCTCAAGTCGATTCTGGAGGACTCCTCGAGAGTACGGAAGTACCAGCTCTCGGGCGTCGACGACGTGATACACGCCTACATTCACGTCGAAGCCGACGACAGGCTCGTCGGTCTGTTGAGTATGCTCACGAAGTTCGAGTTCATCTTCGATACGCCCCTCGAGTTCACGCGTCGCGGCGGGTTGTGCGTCACGATGATCGGCGACGTAAAGAGCTTCCAGAAGGCCGTCCCGGACGTTCCCGACGGGATCAGGCTCAAGCTCCTCAAAACGGGGTCCTACGAACCGGACACGGATCGGCTCTACTCCCAGCTCACCGACCGCCAGCAGGAAATCCTCCGTACCGCCGTCGATATGGGGTACTACGACGTTCCGCGCGCGGTGACCCACGACGATATCGGCGAGGAACTCGGCTGTACCGGGGGAACGGTCGGCGGCCACCTGCGAAAAATCGAATCGAAGCTGCTCTCCCAGGTCGTTCCGTGA
- a CDS encoding 2Fe-2S iron-sulfur cluster-binding protein codes for MYDVTFHLEDATETVEIAPDEYVLEAAERADLDLPHSCRSGMCTSCVGELLEGELDGSEGTALPADRAADGYVLLCCAVPLADCEIRVGERVQNELLGLDAR; via the coding sequence ATGTACGACGTCACGTTCCACCTCGAAGACGCGACGGAGACCGTCGAAATCGCCCCCGACGAGTACGTCCTCGAGGCGGCCGAACGCGCCGACCTCGACCTCCCCCACTCCTGCCGAAGCGGGATGTGTACGTCGTGCGTCGGCGAACTGCTCGAGGGCGAACTCGACGGGAGCGAGGGGACGGCGCTCCCAGCCGACCGAGCGGCCGACGGCTACGTGTTGCTGTGCTGTGCCGTCCCCCTGGCGGACTGCGAGATCCGGGTCGGCGAACGGGTCCAGAACGAACTGCTCGGCCTCGACGCACGCTGA
- a CDS encoding DUF6230 family protein: MYDTKRLAGGTGASFLVVALVGLIILSSGTAYAAPLASGSGFTVEADEIRSDEFLFYPSAGENDAGSTPVMVAEQRDVEIDGLRLTRTQDVPMMDGTMEISFTADETVEADQQYIKLTGLDAENAKFNGQVIDAQPSENPEQQFQQRAGSNVDPEDGYITDVEGDDPGMVQQDVEIDMVYLASNEISLPGLDVDVEYNSDG; the protein is encoded by the coding sequence ATGTACGATACGAAGCGATTAGCGGGCGGAACCGGTGCATCATTTCTCGTCGTCGCGTTGGTCGGACTCATCATCCTGTCGTCCGGAACGGCGTACGCCGCACCGCTGGCGAGCGGGAGCGGATTCACCGTCGAGGCCGACGAGATCAGATCGGACGAGTTCCTCTTCTACCCGAGCGCTGGAGAGAACGACGCCGGGTCGACGCCGGTGATGGTCGCCGAACAGCGCGACGTCGAAATCGACGGACTGAGACTAACCAGAACGCAGGACGTACCGATGATGGACGGGACGATGGAGATCTCCTTCACCGCCGACGAGACGGTCGAGGCGGACCAACAGTATATCAAACTCACCGGACTGGACGCGGAGAACGCGAAGTTCAACGGGCAAGTGATCGACGCACAGCCCAGCGAGAATCCCGAACAGCAGTTCCAGCAGCGGGCCGGTTCGAACGTCGATCCCGAGGACGGCTACATCACTGACGTCGAGGGAGACGACCCCGGAATGGTCCAGCAAGACGTCGAGATCGACATGGTGTACCTCGCCTCGAACGAGATCAGCCTCCCCGGACTCGACGTCGACGTGGAGTACAACTCCGACGGGTGA
- a CDS encoding ABC transporter ATP-binding protein: MGAIELEGLTKDYGEVVANDGVTFDVDRGEIFGYLGPNGAGKTTTIRMLLGLISPTAGTARLLGRDVTDEDQLLEAKRQLGYLPDSPAFDETATGRDVLDLRASITGDERSEELLELFQPPLDREIREYSRGNVQKLGLVTTFMHDPDVVILDEPTSGLDPLLQQRFAEFLRAERDRGVTVFFSSHILSEVRQLCDRVGIIRNGRLVTVEPVESLLDRSGKVVRLRSAEPISRADLEIEGVHDLEADADAAGSGTEYVFTFTGDVNELLAACREHRLLDLSIEEAPLEDVFMRFYDGDGADDGTDEPDRVAADTDARGDADV; the protein is encoded by the coding sequence ATGGGCGCGATCGAACTCGAGGGACTCACGAAGGACTACGGCGAGGTAGTCGCCAACGACGGCGTCACGTTCGACGTCGACCGCGGCGAGATATTCGGCTACCTCGGCCCCAACGGCGCGGGGAAGACCACGACGATCCGGATGCTGTTGGGACTCATCTCGCCGACCGCCGGAACGGCTCGGCTGCTGGGCCGCGACGTGACCGACGAGGACCAGCTCCTCGAGGCCAAACGCCAGCTGGGCTACCTCCCGGACAGCCCGGCGTTCGACGAGACGGCGACCGGCCGAGACGTCCTCGATCTGCGCGCGTCGATCACGGGCGACGAACGCAGCGAGGAACTCCTCGAACTGTTCCAACCGCCGCTGGACCGCGAGATCCGGGAGTACTCGCGGGGGAACGTCCAGAAGCTCGGACTCGTGACGACGTTCATGCACGATCCCGACGTCGTGATTCTGGACGAGCCGACCAGCGGACTGGATCCGCTGTTGCAACAGCGCTTCGCGGAGTTTCTGCGGGCCGAACGCGACCGCGGCGTGACGGTGTTCTTCTCCTCGCACATCCTGAGCGAGGTCCGACAGCTCTGCGATCGCGTCGGCATCATCCGGAACGGACGGCTCGTCACCGTCGAGCCGGTGGAATCGCTGCTCGACAGGAGCGGCAAGGTCGTCCGCCTGCGGTCGGCGGAGCCGATCTCCCGCGCCGATCTCGAGATCGAGGGGGTCCACGATCTCGAAGCCGACGCGGACGCCGCCGGATCGGGGACCGAGTACGTGTTTACGTTCACCGGCGACGTCAACGAACTGCTCGCGGCGTGTCGCGAACACCGGCTTCTGGACCTCTCGATCGAGGAAGCGCCGCTCGAGGACGTCTTCATGCGGTTTTACGACGGTGACGGTGCCGACGACGGGACGGACGAACCCGATCGCGTAGCCGCCGATACCGACGCCAGGGGTGATGCAGATGTTTGA